One Natronomonas gomsonensis genomic window, AGACGATGGACTTCAACGAGCGGACCGAACCGCTTGCGATTCACGTCCCCTCGGGACAACAGCGCCGCATCGAGCGGTTGGTCGGCGCAACGGGAACCGAACTCTCGTTTCCGATTCGCATCCACGGCGTCGACGACGGCGACGTGGCACTCGAGGCCGACGACTACGAAATCCGAGCGTTTGCGACCGACCACGACACGCCGTCGGTCGGCTACGCCCTCGTCGAGGACGACCGCAAGGGCCGATTCGACCGCGAGCGCGCCGAGGAGTTGGGCGTCCCCGTCGGCCCGAAGTTCCAGCGACTCCACGCCGGCGAGGACGTGGAACTGGACGACGGAACGGTCGTTCGCTCCGAGGAAGTCGTCGGCGACCCCCGGCCCGGTCGCACGCTCGTCTACACCGGCGACACGCGGCCGAGCGACCGGACGGCCGAGGTGGCCGCCGACGCCGACCTGTTGATACACGATGCGACCTTCGCCGCCGACAACGCCGAGCGCGCCGGGCGGACCGCCCACTCGACGGCCGCCCGCGCCGCAGAAATCGCCGCGGAGGCGGGAGC contains:
- the rnz gene encoding ribonuclease Z; the encoded protein is MSLCVTFLGTGGAVPTTQRNTSSVFCRREGERFLFDCGEGTQRQMMRFGTGFGVSHIFVSHLHADHTLGIPGLLQTMDFNERTEPLAIHVPSGQQRRIERLVGATGTELSFPIRIHGVDDGDVALEADDYEIRAFATDHDTPSVGYALVEDDRKGRFDRERAEELGVPVGPKFQRLHAGEDVELDDGTVVRSEEVVGDPRPGRTLVYTGDTRPSDRTAEVAADADLLIHDATFAADNAERAGRTAHSTAARAAEIAAEAGAKRLALVHVSSRYAGNVSPIEREAREVFGGEAFVPGDGDELDVPYPNAE